In a genomic window of Oscillatoria sp. FACHB-1406:
- a CDS encoding pentapeptide repeat-containing protein → MKLKIAALLGILTALFAASPVKAYEPADVEQLINTKECAGCDLVEADLTGQDLSGAHLIGADLRDANLKGANLSQANLEGADLTGANLKGADLTLAFMTNSILNNANLDWANLTAAKLYDVDVRGASMNDMTLIGAEIFETGIGIGGSDEELPPEFQH, encoded by the coding sequence ATGAAACTTAAAATTGCGGCATTGCTCGGTATTCTGACCGCCTTATTTGCAGCGAGTCCTGTGAAGGCTTACGAACCCGCAGACGTAGAGCAGCTAATTAATACAAAAGAATGCGCTGGATGCGATCTTGTGGAAGCCGACCTTACCGGTCAAGACTTGAGTGGCGCTCACCTCATCGGCGCAGATCTGCGCGATGCAAACCTAAAAGGAGCGAACTTAAGTCAAGCTAATCTTGAAGGTGCAGATCTAACAGGAGCTAACTTGAAAGGGGCAGATTTAACGCTGGCTTTCATGACTAATTCAATCTTAAATAACGCCAATTTGGATTGGGCGAATCTCACCGCAGCTAAGCTGTATGATGTTGATGTCCGGGGCGCTTCGATGAATGATATGACCCTGATTGGAGCAGAAATTTTTGAAACAGGAATTGGCATTGGCGGTAGCGATGAAGAATTGCCGCCCGAATTCCAACACTAA
- a CDS encoding HD domain-containing phosphohydrolase yields MSARSDSQPEKILVVDDSLLTRSLTIDLLSAAGYEAIEAENGAIALEIARHDRPDAVLLDVLMPNMDGYEVCRRLKQDPQTQEIPVIFITVSDDRRARLQGIEAGGDDFLTKPIDRLELSARIKNWIRHKRLSEDISQTEHILFTIAKAVEQRYSSTDDPLERLIDLARAFGEYLQLSEEEIHNLVSAANLHDIGAVAIPDAVLLKQGKLTPEETDLIRQHVSIGEALCKPLRNLRGVLPIVRHHHERWDGSGYPDGLVGDEIPKLAQVFQTIDIYDALTRQRPYKQAVTPAQALEILRRETQRGWRNPELVAQFCEFAKNWDRN; encoded by the coding sequence ATGTCTGCTCGATCGGATTCCCAGCCGGAAAAAATTCTAGTAGTGGACGATAGCCTCTTAACGCGGAGTCTAACCATAGATCTTTTATCGGCAGCAGGATACGAGGCGATCGAGGCAGAAAACGGCGCGATCGCGTTAGAAATAGCAAGGCACGATCGTCCCGATGCAGTCTTATTGGACGTACTGATGCCGAATATGGACGGGTACGAAGTCTGCCGCCGCCTCAAACAAGACCCCCAAACCCAAGAAATTCCGGTTATTTTCATCACGGTTTCCGACGATCGACGAGCGCGACTGCAAGGGATTGAAGCGGGGGGCGATGACTTTCTCACCAAACCCATCGATCGCCTCGAACTCTCTGCCCGCATCAAAAACTGGATTCGTCACAAGCGTCTGAGCGAAGATATCAGTCAAACCGAACACATTTTATTTACCATCGCCAAAGCCGTCGAACAGCGTTATTCAAGCACTGACGATCCTTTAGAGCGTTTGATCGATCTGGCTCGGGCTTTCGGAGAATATCTGCAATTGTCCGAAGAGGAGATTCACAACTTAGTATCGGCGGCTAACCTCCACGATATCGGTGCGGTAGCAATCCCCGATGCCGTTCTCCTCAAACAGGGTAAATTGACTCCAGAAGAAACCGATTTAATCCGGCAGCACGTCTCGATTGGCGAAGCCCTCTGCAAACCGTTGCGAAACCTGCGCGGCGTACTCCCCATCGTTCGCCACCATCACGAACGCTGGGATGGTAGCGGCTATCCGGATGGATTGGTCGGGGACGAGATTCCCAAGCTAGCGCAAGTGTTCCAAACCATCGATATTTACGATGCCCTGACTCGCCAGCGTCCTTACAAACAAGCCGTCACTCCCGCGCAAGCCTTAGAGATTTTGCGCCGAGAAACTCAACGCGGTTGGCGCAATCCTGAATTAGTAGCCCAGTTCTGCGAGTTCGCCAAAAATTGGGATAGAAATTGA
- a CDS encoding MnmC family methyltransferase — translation MNFESIESFTPQATEDGSFTFFSPEFEEHFHSHHGAKQEAEFKFVLPCQLREKARENEALTLLDLCYGLGYNSAAALEAIWQVNPHCQVELIGLELNASVPKTAISYRLLDAGLPPVPELLAQLADNERLVTPNLNACLWIADARLTLKQLCTDGLQADAIFLDPFSPPKCPQLWTVEFLALAAQCLKPKGFLATYSCAAAVRKALQLAGLNLGSTPAVGRRSPGTVASWQPEGLPPLSIKEEEALLTRAAVPYRDPQLKASREEIIRDRAIAQHNSPLEPTSAWKKRWSMPTIPNS, via the coding sequence TTGAATTTTGAATCGATTGAATCCTTCACCCCTCAAGCTACCGAAGATGGTTCTTTTACCTTCTTCTCGCCCGAATTTGAGGAACACTTTCATTCCCACCACGGCGCAAAACAAGAAGCAGAATTCAAATTCGTCCTGCCTTGTCAATTGCGGGAGAAAGCGCGGGAAAACGAGGCTTTAACCCTCCTCGATCTCTGCTACGGACTCGGCTACAATAGCGCCGCTGCCTTAGAAGCCATTTGGCAAGTTAACCCCCACTGTCAAGTTGAATTAATCGGACTCGAACTCAACGCCAGCGTCCCCAAAACAGCAATTTCCTATCGTCTCCTCGACGCTGGGCTGCCTCCGGTTCCCGAACTCCTCGCCCAACTTGCCGACAACGAACGCTTAGTAACGCCGAACCTCAACGCTTGCCTCTGGATTGCCGATGCGCGCCTAACGCTAAAACAACTTTGCACCGACGGTTTGCAAGCCGATGCAATTTTCCTCGATCCGTTTTCTCCTCCAAAATGCCCGCAACTTTGGACGGTGGAATTTTTAGCGCTAGCGGCGCAATGCCTGAAACCGAAGGGGTTTTTAGCCACGTATTCTTGCGCCGCCGCCGTTCGCAAAGCGCTGCAACTTGCCGGACTAAACTTAGGTTCCACGCCTGCGGTGGGGCGGCGTTCTCCCGGTACGGTAGCGTCTTGGCAGCCGGAAGGATTGCCGCCCCTATCAATTAAAGAAGAGGAAGCGCTGTTAACTCGCGCGGCGGTTCCGTACCGAGATCCGCAACTGAAGGCAAGCCGGGAAGAAATTATACGCGATCGCGCGATCGCGCAACACAATTCGCCCTTAGAACCGACTTCCGCTTGGAAAAAACGCTGGTCGATGCCGACTATCCCCAATAGCTAG
- the pdxA gene encoding 4-hydroxythreonine-4-phosphate dehydrogenase PdxA encodes MIVRLAITIGDPAGIGAEVVLKALADPSIREKCQICLFGTRSLLEASYAHLKQQGVEDIADPQDWDIFDIPIEASIHPGKGDTASGAASYAYLEAAIARTLAGEFQGIVTAPIAKSLWKAAGYDYPGQTEVLAERAGSQKYGMLFVARSPHTGWTLRSLLATTHIPLRQVPDALSPELLTRKLDLLIDCLHRDFGIAEPRIAIAGLNPHSGEAGQLGTEERDWMNAWLESERKARPKVELAGLIPPDTMWVNPARAWYESVESANAADAFLALYHDQGLIPVKLMAFDRAINTTIGLPFIRTSPDHGTAFDIAGRGIASATSTNAAIHLAAELAALRMKS; translated from the coding sequence ATCATCGTGCGCCTTGCTATTACAATCGGAGACCCCGCCGGAATTGGTGCTGAAGTGGTACTAAAAGCGTTAGCAGACCCTTCAATTCGAGAAAAATGTCAAATTTGCCTATTCGGAACGCGATCGCTGCTGGAAGCCAGTTATGCGCATCTCAAGCAACAGGGCGTTGAAGACATTGCGGATCCGCAAGATTGGGATATTTTCGATATTCCCATTGAAGCATCGATTCATCCCGGTAAGGGAGATACGGCAAGCGGGGCGGCGAGTTATGCCTATTTAGAAGCAGCGATCGCGCGTACCCTCGCTGGAGAGTTTCAGGGGATCGTCACCGCACCGATCGCGAAATCTCTCTGGAAAGCGGCGGGTTACGACTACCCGGGACAAACGGAAGTGTTAGCAGAACGCGCGGGAAGCCAGAAGTATGGGATGCTATTCGTAGCGCGATCGCCCCATACGGGATGGACGTTGCGATCGCTCCTTGCCACCACCCACATTCCCCTGCGCCAAGTTCCCGACGCACTTTCCCCCGAACTCCTCACCCGCAAGCTCGATTTGCTGATAGACTGCTTGCATCGCGACTTTGGCATCGCAGAACCCCGAATCGCGATCGCGGGACTCAACCCCCACAGCGGCGAAGCGGGGCAACTGGGAACCGAAGAACGGGATTGGATGAACGCTTGGTTGGAAAGCGAACGCAAAGCGCGTCCGAAGGTGGAACTCGCGGGCTTAATTCCCCCCGATACAATGTGGGTTAACCCCGCCCGCGCCTGGTACGAAAGCGTTGAAAGTGCGAATGCTGCTGATGCTTTTCTCGCACTCTACCACGACCAAGGCTTAATTCCCGTTAAGCTCATGGCCTTCGATCGCGCCATTAACACCACCATCGGTTTGCCCTTCATCCGCACCTCTCCCGATCATGGTACGGCTTTCGATATCGCCGGACGCGGGATTGCCAGCGCGACTAGCACCAACGCCGCCATTCACCTCGCCGCCGAGTTAGCCGCACTGCGGATGAAGTCGTAG